A genomic region of Maridesulfovibrio bastinii DSM 16055 contains the following coding sequences:
- a CDS encoding lipoprotein encodes MRYLFKAFLVVMLISGLFGCMTTGTSSSGDPATVSSPGASEQYEEFVPYTEFDDIAVPNELSRVPDKTFIYENAEFKTGMIVMKGRVEVSSLIDFFVNQMAKDNWVKENSIISSVSTLVFKKPYKSCMIRVNDGTYNTEVEIYAVELKAEARAGSGSAGTGSFNEQSIQ; translated from the coding sequence ATGCGTTATTTATTCAAAGCATTTCTCGTAGTTATGCTTATTTCAGGTCTTTTCGGCTGCATGACTACAGGTACTTCTTCTTCCGGTGATCCCGCTACGGTTTCTTCTCCGGGAGCCTCAGAGCAGTATGAGGAGTTTGTTCCTTATACAGAGTTTGATGATATTGCTGTTCCTAATGAGCTTAGCAGAGTGCCTGACAAAACATTTATTTATGAAAATGCTGAATTCAAAACCGGAATGATTGTTATGAAAGGTCGTGTTGAGGTTTCCAGCCTTATCGATTTTTTTGTAAATCAGATGGCCAAAGATAATTGGGTAAAAGAAAATTCTATTATTTCTTCAGTTTCTACTCTTGTATTTAAAAAACCTTATAAGAGTTGCATGATCAGGGTTAACGACGGTACCTATAATACCGAAGTAGAGATTTATGCTGTTGAGCTTAAAGCTGAAGCACGCGCAGGCTCAGGTTCTGCCGGAACAGGTTCCTTTAACGAACAATCCATCCAGTAA
- a CDS encoding 2-oxoacid:acceptor oxidoreductase family protein has product MSRYLDTIIAGFGGQGVMLIGNLLAYSGMHAGLNVTYIPVYGPEMRGGTANCTVVISEEEIGSPIIRRPLSQIIMNRPSLDKFQPELVDGGVQVINSSLVEPEFADTTRVKSVFVNANEIADEIGSTRMANMVALGAYIKSTGIIELQSVLDSLPNVISAHYSHMIPKNAEALKAGFDAV; this is encoded by the coding sequence ATGAGTAGATATCTTGATACCATCATCGCCGGATTCGGCGGACAGGGTGTAATGCTTATAGGAAACCTGCTTGCATACTCCGGTATGCATGCCGGACTTAACGTTACATATATTCCTGTTTACGGTCCGGAAATGCGCGGCGGAACCGCAAACTGCACGGTTGTAATTTCTGAAGAAGAAATAGGATCTCCAATCATCCGCAGACCACTCAGCCAGATTATCATGAACCGCCCTTCTCTGGACAAGTTCCAGCCTGAACTTGTGGATGGAGGAGTACAGGTAATCAACTCGTCTCTGGTAGAACCTGAGTTTGCAGACACCACCAGAGTGAAGTCTGTTTTTGTCAATGCAAATGAAATTGCCGATGAAATAGGCAGTACCCGCATGGCCAATATGGTTGCACTGGGGGCCTATATAAAATCAACAGGTATCATTGAACTGCAATCTGTACTGGACAGCCTTCCGAATGTGATATCTGCCCATTACAGCCACATGATACCAAAGAATGCGGAAGCACTTAAAGCAGGTTTTGACGCAGTTTAA
- a CDS encoding 3-methyl-2-oxobutanoate dehydrogenase subunit VorB, which produces MPNSERIFIKGNEAIARGAIAAGLKCYFGYPITPQNDIPEFMSAALPAIGGEFVQAESEVAASNMLIGAAATGTRCMTSSSSPGISLKQEAISYLAGSQLPAVVVNMTRGGPGLGDIGPSQGDYFQSVKGGGHGDYRMLVIAPSTCQEAYDTAIKAFDLAYKYRNPVMILGDAILGQMKEPVTTWTPDHIDDHNSDNWCLTGADGRDSHILRSLFLGEGELAAHNIMLEKKYKSMEAEIDQEMFECEDAELIVVAYGSIGRIVKSTIRNLRKKGYKVGLFRPITLYPFPSEAMKKLALAGKKFLTIEHNLGQMVEDVRLSIRTITDSDFFGFYPGNLPTPDDFEDPILKSMGGK; this is translated from the coding sequence ATGCCTAACAGTGAAAGAATCTTTATTAAAGGAAACGAAGCAATAGCACGCGGAGCAATAGCCGCAGGATTAAAATGCTATTTCGGTTATCCCATAACTCCGCAAAATGATATTCCAGAGTTTATGTCTGCTGCTCTTCCTGCCATAGGTGGAGAATTTGTGCAGGCAGAAAGCGAAGTTGCAGCATCCAACATGCTCATCGGCGCAGCAGCCACCGGAACAAGATGTATGACATCATCTTCAAGTCCGGGAATATCACTTAAACAGGAAGCCATATCATACCTCGCTGGAAGCCAGCTTCCGGCTGTCGTTGTCAATATGACCAGAGGCGGACCGGGTCTTGGAGATATCGGTCCGAGTCAGGGTGACTATTTTCAGTCTGTCAAAGGCGGAGGCCATGGTGATTACCGCATGCTGGTAATTGCTCCGAGCACCTGTCAGGAAGCATACGATACAGCCATCAAAGCATTCGACCTTGCATATAAATACCGCAATCCGGTTATGATTCTGGGTGATGCCATTCTTGGGCAGATGAAAGAGCCTGTCACAACATGGACACCTGATCATATAGATGATCACAATTCAGACAACTGGTGCCTGACAGGAGCTGACGGCAGGGATTCACATATCCTTAGATCTCTGTTCCTCGGTGAAGGTGAGCTTGCAGCCCACAACATAATGCTTGAAAAAAAATACAAAAGCATGGAAGCCGAGATTGATCAGGAAATGTTCGAGTGTGAAGACGCAGAGCTTATTGTAGTTGCTTACGGTTCCATCGGCAGAATAGTTAAAAGTACAATCCGCAATCTCAGGAAAAAAGGATACAAAGTAGGCCTGTTCCGGCCGATAACTCTTTACCCGTTCCCCTCGGAAGCAATGAAAAAACTTGCTCTGGCCGGGAAAAAATTCCTTACAATAGAACACAACCTCGGACAGATGGTTGAAGATGTCAGACTGAGCATACGCACAATTACCGACTCCGACTTCTTCGGCTTCTATCCCGGCAACCTGCCTACCCCGGATGATTTTGAAGACCCCATACTCAAAAGCATGGGAGGAAAATAA
- a CDS encoding MerR family transcriptional regulator — translation MNWISVAEISKITGIPAPTARRYASLFKDFLPSRKMGRVTKYPDSVIAIFQRIVTLYNDGLVTTEIEEKLKSEYPRTIEVSPNERSVSVQPAVAGQLELGEAFSGLMERMSKSLEVIADQKEIIEDQRCDIAKLKRAFILLARSQKKMKELPQLDYKAMTEEFEGRTEALRQKDSELEEATSDLAQENSTLRRKLEVMETELIRLRRDRREMEKYFLDKIKKIQS, via the coding sequence ATGAACTGGATTTCAGTAGCCGAAATTTCAAAAATAACTGGTATTCCTGCTCCGACAGCGCGACGGTATGCTTCTCTTTTTAAAGATTTCCTACCAAGCAGGAAGATGGGTAGAGTAACCAAGTACCCTGACTCTGTCATTGCCATTTTTCAGCGTATCGTAACCCTTTATAATGATGGGCTTGTTACGACTGAAATTGAGGAAAAGCTGAAAAGCGAATATCCCCGCACCATAGAGGTCAGCCCTAATGAGCGCAGTGTTTCCGTGCAGCCGGCGGTTGCCGGTCAACTTGAACTGGGCGAGGCTTTTTCCGGCCTTATGGAACGCATGAGTAAAAGTCTTGAAGTTATTGCTGATCAGAAAGAAATTATTGAAGATCAGCGCTGTGATATTGCAAAACTGAAACGTGCGTTCATCCTTCTTGCCAGAAGTCAGAAAAAGATGAAGGAACTCCCACAGCTTGATTATAAAGCCATGACCGAAGAATTCGAGGGAAGAACTGAAGCCTTGAGGCAGAAAGATTCAGAACTTGAAGAGGCTACATCAGATCTTGCACAGGAGAATTCAACTCTGCGCCGTAAGCTTGAAGTTATGGAAACAGAGCTTATCCGGCTTCGCCGCGACAGGCGGGAGATGGAAAAGTATTTCCTTGATAAAATCAAGAAAATTCAATCCTGA
- the aroE gene encoding shikimate dehydrogenase: protein MGFLLPKKLFGIIGYPLGHSLSPLLHNWGFSRTGIEAVYMSWPLQPEKIEDFMNGLRCLPISGASVTIPHKLSVRKFIDMETERATSAGAVNTLYWDGEKLVGDNTDVAGCYTPLMPYRDKIENALILGAGGAARAAVSGLKILKIKNISITNRTAEKAEKLAEEFNITKVEWDDRGKTKYDLIINSTPLGMSGERVTLCPMLMENIDENTIVYDLVYNPLKTVLLHEAEKRGATTISGLEMFLHQGLEQFRIWTGKELDPAEARKLLLEQLK, encoded by the coding sequence ATGGGCTTTTTACTACCAAAGAAACTTTTTGGAATTATAGGCTACCCTCTAGGACATAGCCTCAGCCCTTTATTGCACAACTGGGGATTTTCCAGAACAGGAATTGAAGCGGTCTATATGTCATGGCCACTGCAACCGGAGAAAATTGAAGATTTCATGAACGGCCTTAGATGCCTCCCGATTTCCGGTGCAAGCGTAACCATCCCCCACAAACTCTCAGTGCGTAAATTTATAGATATGGAAACGGAAAGGGCCACAAGCGCAGGGGCTGTTAATACACTTTACTGGGATGGAGAAAAACTTGTTGGTGACAACACGGATGTTGCCGGTTGCTACACACCGCTTATGCCCTACCGTGATAAAATAGAAAATGCTCTGATTCTAGGTGCCGGAGGAGCGGCAAGAGCAGCTGTCAGCGGATTAAAGATACTCAAAATTAAAAACATAAGCATAACCAACCGCACGGCTGAAAAAGCTGAAAAGCTGGCTGAAGAATTTAATATCACCAAAGTTGAATGGGATGACCGTGGAAAAACTAAATATGATCTAATCATAAATTCCACTCCACTCGGTATGTCAGGCGAAAGAGTAACGCTATGTCCGATGTTGATGGAAAACATTGATGAGAACACGATTGTCTATGATCTGGTTTACAATCCCCTTAAGACAGTACTTTTGCACGAAGCTGAAAAAAGAGGGGCCACGACAATAAGCGGTCTGGAAATGTTTCTGCATCAGGGATTGGAACAATTCAGAATCTGGACCGGAAAAGAACTGGACCCGGCAGAAGCAAGAAAACTTCTTCTGGAACAGTTAAAATAA
- the coaBC gene encoding bifunctional phosphopantothenoylcysteine decarboxylase/phosphopantothenate--cysteine ligase CoaBC, which produces MNNHLYFNTFSGKRVHLGVTGSIAAFKSLELLRMFKKCGLEVSVTLTSGAQEFIRGLSFEALGAYKVWEKMFPVGDDVFGHLEPGQAADAMLIAPASASTLANITYGLANEILSCQALAFDGPMLVAPAMNPRMWNAAATVENCDVLRRRGVKFIGPDCGDVACGDHGSGRLAPLEAIFCETLRTVAPDDLSGKKVLITLGPTREKWDAVRFWSNPSSGLMGASIAMAAWLRGADVTVVSGPVDWWFPADIKVVKVDSADQMFEAATSRWPDMDIGCLSAAVADFKPVPHGEHKFKKEGADNLTVSFSPNRDILKTLGSMKKESQQLIGFAAETQNIEQSAQKKLHAKNLDLIVANPVNKPGAGFKSVTNSVYVYDKNGRSEEWPDLPKTEIAWRIWDLLQQV; this is translated from the coding sequence ATGAATAATCATCTTTATTTTAATACTTTTTCCGGTAAGAGGGTCCACCTTGGTGTGACCGGAAGTATCGCCGCCTTTAAGTCGCTTGAACTTCTTAGAATGTTCAAAAAGTGTGGCTTGGAGGTCAGTGTCACTCTCACATCCGGAGCACAGGAATTTATCAGGGGCCTCAGTTTTGAGGCCCTTGGTGCCTATAAGGTCTGGGAAAAAATGTTTCCTGTGGGTGATGATGTCTTCGGACATCTGGAGCCGGGTCAGGCTGCCGATGCTATGCTCATTGCTCCGGCTTCGGCTTCAACCCTTGCAAATATCACTTATGGGCTTGCAAATGAAATTTTAAGCTGTCAGGCGCTGGCTTTTGACGGTCCTATGCTCGTAGCTCCGGCTATGAATCCAAGGATGTGGAATGCTGCCGCCACTGTGGAGAATTGTGACGTTCTGCGCAGGAGAGGGGTTAAATTTATCGGTCCCGACTGTGGTGATGTCGCCTGTGGTGATCACGGCAGTGGCAGACTTGCTCCGCTTGAAGCTATCTTTTGCGAGACACTTAGAACTGTTGCCCCTGATGATCTTAGCGGCAAAAAAGTTCTGATCACTTTAGGACCTACAAGGGAGAAATGGGATGCAGTCCGTTTCTGGAGCAATCCTTCTTCCGGTCTGATGGGTGCTTCCATCGCAATGGCTGCCTGGCTGAGGGGAGCTGATGTTACTGTTGTCAGCGGCCCGGTTGACTGGTGGTTTCCGGCTGATATTAAAGTTGTCAAAGTTGATAGTGCTGATCAGATGTTCGAGGCAGCCACTTCACGCTGGCCTGATATGGATATCGGATGCCTGAGCGCAGCTGTTGCCGATTTTAAGCCTGTTCCGCATGGTGAGCATAAGTTTAAAAAAGAGGGTGCTGATAATCTGACTGTATCTTTTTCACCAAACCGGGATATTTTAAAAACACTCGGTTCCATGAAAAAGGAATCACAGCAGCTGATAGGCTTTGCGGCCGAGACCCAGAATATTGAGCAGTCAGCTCAAAAAAAGCTGCATGCTAAAAACCTTGACCTCATTGTCGCCAACCCTGTAAATAAACCCGGAGCGGGCTTCAAGTCCGTTACCAATTCGGTTTATGTATATGATAAAAACGGCAGAAGTGAGGAATGGCCTGATCTGCCAAAGACAGAAATAGCGTGGCGAATATGGGATCTCCTTCAGCAGGTCTGA
- the queA gene encoding tRNA preQ1(34) S-adenosylmethionine ribosyltransferase-isomerase QueA translates to MNNIPTDFDLESYNFPLPEELIAQTPASSRDHSKLMVLDKESGETSIKSFYDFPDLIPEGSLLVANNSKVIPARIFGRKHTGGKVEFLLLTPIPLISVSAIADGYEAEAKGLLRASKGPRKGEIITFDHGLSLEVMEKGEFGLSKVRLNWKGDLKTIFEECGKIPLPPYIRRDADKTDTERYQTLYANDSKAGSVAAPTAGLHFSQDVDRRLAEKGIKRVEVTLYVGYGTFSPVRVKDIREHGMHKEYIEISENTAESIVKAKEEGRQVIAVGTTSARTLEGAFRETGKISAFKGETDIFIYPGYKFNVVERMLTNFHLPESSLIMMISALAGREKVLAAYEKAIMNRLRFFSYGDAMFIR, encoded by the coding sequence ATGAACAATATACCAACTGATTTTGATTTAGAAAGTTACAATTTCCCTCTTCCAGAAGAACTAATAGCACAGACTCCGGCATCCAGCAGAGATCATTCCAAACTCATGGTTCTGGATAAAGAATCAGGAGAAACAAGCATAAAATCATTTTATGACTTTCCAGACCTGATTCCCGAAGGCTCACTTCTGGTAGCCAATAACTCCAAAGTTATACCTGCAAGAATTTTCGGCAGGAAGCATACTGGAGGCAAAGTTGAATTTCTTCTGCTGACACCTATCCCGCTCATAAGTGTATCAGCCATTGCTGACGGATATGAGGCCGAGGCCAAAGGACTTCTGAGGGCGTCCAAAGGTCCGCGCAAAGGAGAAATCATTACCTTTGATCACGGTCTCTCACTGGAAGTTATGGAAAAAGGAGAATTCGGTCTCTCAAAAGTCCGGCTCAACTGGAAGGGAGATCTTAAAACTATTTTTGAAGAATGTGGAAAAATCCCCCTCCCGCCATATATCCGCAGGGATGCCGATAAGACTGATACCGAGCGCTATCAGACCCTGTATGCAAACGACAGCAAGGCCGGTTCTGTAGCCGCACCCACTGCCGGGTTGCATTTTTCACAGGATGTTGACAGACGGCTTGCTGAAAAAGGTATTAAAAGAGTCGAAGTGACCCTGTATGTCGGCTATGGAACCTTCAGCCCGGTCAGGGTTAAGGATATTCGTGAACACGGGATGCATAAAGAGTATATTGAAATCTCTGAGAATACAGCTGAAAGCATAGTAAAAGCCAAAGAAGAAGGACGTCAGGTCATAGCTGTCGGTACAACTTCGGCACGAACTCTTGAAGGTGCATTCAGAGAGACCGGTAAAATATCCGCTTTCAAAGGTGAAACGGACATCTTCATCTACCCCGGATATAAATTCAATGTAGTTGAAAGGATGCTGACAAACTTTCATCTTCCGGAATCATCACTGATCATGATGATCTCAGCTCTTGCAGGGCGTGAAAAAGTACTCGCGGCCTATGAAAAAGCAATAATGAACAGGCTGAGATTCTTTTCATACGGCGATGCTATGTTTATTCGTTGA
- a CDS encoding thiamine pyrophosphate-dependent enzyme, whose protein sequence is MTALQEKLVFDKSDCIADRVTHYCPGCQHGVAHRLAGELLDEMGLSQKTLLVTSIGCSVFLYNYLNLDSVEAPHGRAPAVATGVKRSCPDKFVLSYQGDGDLASIGMAEIMHCANRGEKVSIIFVNNTVYGMTGGQMAPTTLEGQKTTTSPAGRNPLKEGMPIKMSEIIATLGGTAYCARVALNNIKNIRQAKKALKKAFEVQVNGLGFGFVEILSTCPTNWRMTPVQANERIENEMIPYFPLGVYKDITAGEEV, encoded by the coding sequence ATGACCGCACTTCAGGAAAAACTTGTTTTTGACAAATCCGACTGCATTGCGGACCGAGTCACCCATTATTGCCCGGGATGTCAGCACGGAGTGGCCCACAGACTGGCAGGCGAACTGCTGGATGAGATGGGACTGAGCCAAAAGACTCTGCTGGTGACCAGCATCGGCTGCTCGGTATTTTTATACAACTATCTCAATCTGGACAGTGTGGAAGCCCCTCATGGAAGGGCTCCGGCGGTGGCCACAGGCGTTAAACGTTCCTGCCCGGACAAGTTTGTGCTTTCTTATCAGGGAGACGGCGACCTTGCCTCTATCGGAATGGCTGAAATCATGCATTGCGCCAACAGAGGAGAAAAGGTTTCTATAATTTTTGTAAACAACACTGTTTACGGAATGACCGGCGGACAGATGGCCCCGACAACCCTTGAAGGGCAGAAGACTACAACATCACCGGCCGGAAGAAATCCTTTGAAAGAAGGCATGCCTATCAAAATGTCCGAGATAATTGCCACTCTGGGTGGAACCGCCTATTGCGCCAGAGTAGCACTCAACAACATTAAAAATATCCGTCAGGCCAAAAAGGCTTTGAAAAAAGCTTTTGAAGTTCAGGTTAACGGGCTTGGATTCGGATTCGTCGAAATTCTTTCAACATGTCCAACCAACTGGAGGATGACTCCTGTTCAGGCCAATGAAAGAATTGAAAACGAGATGATACCTTATTTCCCGCTTGGAGTTTATAAGGATATTACAGCCGGAGAGGAGGTATAA
- a CDS encoding LysM peptidoglycan-binding domain-containing protein, giving the protein MKKVKTFCHEPGTSYKHRFSAFMLPIFIFLLIFSGCAPKKTAPVDPSLNVCTNATEVSETDLPDSGAEVLEPEVDPSPSDVKEQSENLTPQEHKVLLSDSGIEFNLNEHDTKEVQQYFTFFTHKARKTFARWLDRAENFLPYVREQLSENGLPQDVAMLPFAESGYNAWAYSRVGAAGMWQFMPYTGRKYGLRVDWWVDERRDPYESTKAAIKYLTDLHEMFGDWYLAFAAYNAGEGKISRALKKTGCENFFELTRMNHKLSYRHRLRKETKNYVPKFIAISKIFKNLTELDFQKIDWDAAPKMVHLKVPGGTDLLALANACGLKWKEFLKYNPHFRRQVSPPDSKSNVHLPVALQADASEYISSPGSRPFAGYSRYKIRRGDSWYRIARRSGIPVRVLKSVNNTRSNLLRPGHYVMIPGRGSKRTFASRTTTRRYAQKRANYRVRRGDTLWSISRGYQVSVNTLKRANGLRSSSLKIGQKLYIPDSSASETKLTRSQAAEAKTQVVNYRVRRGDNLWAIARRFGVKVSALMKWNSLSSKSILRPGDKIKVYVR; this is encoded by the coding sequence ATGAAAAAAGTCAAAACATTCTGCCATGAGCCAGGCACCAGTTATAAACACCGTTTTTCGGCGTTCATGCTGCCTATTTTTATTTTTCTACTTATTTTTTCAGGTTGTGCTCCTAAAAAAACTGCTCCGGTTGATCCCTCTCTTAATGTCTGCACAAATGCCACAGAAGTATCTGAAACAGATCTTCCTGATTCCGGAGCCGAGGTCCTTGAACCGGAGGTTGATCCTTCTCCTTCCGACGTAAAAGAGCAGAGTGAAAATCTGACTCCTCAGGAACACAAGGTCCTTCTTTCAGACTCGGGCATAGAATTCAACCTCAATGAGCATGATACCAAAGAGGTTCAGCAGTATTTTACATTCTTCACCCATAAAGCGCGCAAAACTTTTGCCCGCTGGCTGGACAGGGCTGAAAACTTTCTGCCCTATGTGCGTGAGCAGCTTTCAGAAAACGGTCTGCCGCAGGATGTTGCCATGCTTCCTTTTGCTGAAAGCGGATACAATGCATGGGCCTATTCCCGTGTAGGCGCTGCTGGAATGTGGCAGTTCATGCCATATACCGGGCGCAAGTACGGTCTGCGTGTTGACTGGTGGGTTGATGAGCGTCGTGACCCTTATGAATCAACTAAAGCTGCGATAAAATATCTTACCGATCTTCATGAAATGTTCGGAGACTGGTATCTGGCTTTTGCTGCTTATAATGCCGGTGAGGGTAAAATTTCCAGAGCCTTGAAAAAAACAGGTTGTGAAAATTTCTTTGAACTGACCCGCATGAATCACAAACTGAGCTATCGCCACCGTCTGCGTAAGGAAACGAAAAACTATGTTCCTAAATTCATAGCTATTTCTAAGATATTTAAGAACCTTACCGAACTTGATTTTCAGAAGATTGACTGGGACGCTGCTCCTAAAATGGTGCATCTCAAGGTTCCGGGTGGAACGGATTTACTGGCTCTTGCAAATGCCTGTGGTTTGAAATGGAAAGAGTTCTTGAAATACAACCCCCATTTCCGCCGTCAGGTCAGCCCGCCGGATTCAAAGAGTAATGTGCATCTTCCCGTTGCTTTGCAGGCTGATGCCTCAGAATATATTTCTAGTCCGGGATCACGTCCTTTTGCAGGATACAGCCGTTATAAAATCCGTCGTGGTGATTCATGGTACAGAATTGCCCGCAGGAGCGGTATTCCTGTAAGAGTTCTCAAAAGTGTCAACAATACCCGTTCTAATCTGCTTAGACCCGGACATTATGTGATGATACCAGGCAGAGGTTCTAAAAGAACTTTTGCAAGCAGAACAACAACTCGCCGTTATGCTCAGAAAAGGGCTAATTACAGAGTAAGACGCGGTGATACCCTCTGGAGTATTTCAAGAGGCTATCAGGTAAGTGTTAATACCCTTAAGAGGGCTAACGGACTGCGTTCCTCAAGCCTTAAAATTGGTCAGAAACTGTATATACCTGATTCCTCGGCAAGTGAGACCAAGCTGACCAGAAGTCAGGCCGCCGAGGCTAAAACACAGGTTGTAAACTACCGTGTAAGACGCGGTGACAATCTCTGGGCAATCGCCAGAAGATTCGGTGTAAAGGTGAGCGCACTTATGAAGTGGAACAGTCTCAGCTCAAAGAGTATTTTGAGACCCGGTGACAAGATCAAGGTTTATGTGCGTTAG
- a CDS encoding indolepyruvate ferredoxin oxidoreductase subunit alpha codes for MSRIEVLEEQCKGCLLCTTVCPKEIIRQSERFNHHGYKVAEVPAEDMEKCIGCSSCAMMCPDIAIRVYRTVKPKGETKDA; via the coding sequence ATGTCCCGCATAGAAGTTTTGGAAGAACAGTGTAAGGGCTGTCTGCTCTGCACTACTGTCTGTCCAAAAGAAATTATAAGGCAATCCGAGCGTTTCAATCATCATGGCTATAAAGTAGCCGAGGTTCCAGCTGAAGACATGGAAAAATGCATCGGCTGCTCTTCATGTGCCATGATGTGTCCGGATATCGCTATCAGGGTCTACAGGACCGTGAAGCCGAAAGGAGAAACTAAAGATGCCTAA
- a CDS encoding NfeD family protein, translated as MIYLKKSMLILIIIILSIITFSSMCFSAESARVLSAEIQGSISPAQVSLVDDLVDRAVSNDYDIILIRLDTPGGLGDSMRRIVKRIFSSPVPVCIWVGPSGAHAASAGAFIVASAELAAMAPGTNIGAAIPVSGNGEDLKESMKIKVRNDFSSFISSIAKKRGRNSDWYSAAVNKGVSIDANDALKLNVVDMIASNTHDFLDKIGKMGLPSRGKIIFFDVDKVVVDHYSPGFRYGILSWLLDPQIAYFLLMGGIIGLFFELSHPGAVFPGVIGGFCLFTSLYAMSILPTNAAGLLLIIFGAVLFILEIYIASYGLLSIAAVISLFVGSLILYEGGQVYDIPILSIVSTVFSFSAFAGLLIYLVTKSQLRKPVSGLESMSGLEGRVSFSDGKKVKVMVRGEIWEASGPEILTFKTGDPVVVDKADGLKLIVHKKVMSNS; from the coding sequence ATGATTTACCTGAAAAAATCTATGCTCATTCTGATAATTATCATATTATCAATCATCACCTTTTCTTCAATGTGCTTTTCTGCTGAATCTGCGAGGGTATTATCCGCTGAAATTCAAGGTTCCATAAGTCCTGCTCAGGTTTCTTTAGTGGATGATCTTGTCGATAGAGCTGTTTCAAATGATTATGATATTATCCTGATTAGATTGGATACACCGGGTGGTCTTGGTGACTCTATGCGCAGAATTGTTAAACGTATTTTTTCATCTCCTGTTCCTGTTTGTATCTGGGTAGGACCTTCAGGAGCTCATGCCGCATCCGCCGGAGCATTTATTGTTGCATCCGCTGAGTTAGCTGCCATGGCTCCGGGAACTAATATAGGTGCGGCTATTCCTGTTTCCGGTAATGGTGAAGATCTGAAGGAAAGCATGAAAATTAAAGTTAGAAATGATTTTTCAAGTTTTATTTCAAGCATAGCTAAAAAGAGAGGCCGTAATTCAGACTGGTATTCCGCTGCTGTGAATAAAGGCGTAAGTATAGATGCAAATGACGCCCTTAAATTGAATGTGGTTGATATGATAGCCTCTAACACCCATGATTTTTTAGATAAAATAGGGAAAATGGGCTTGCCGTCCAGAGGTAAGATAATCTTCTTTGATGTGGATAAAGTTGTTGTAGATCATTATAGTCCGGGGTTCAGATATGGTATTCTTTCATGGCTTCTTGACCCGCAGATAGCATATTTCCTTTTGATGGGCGGGATTATCGGATTGTTTTTCGAACTTTCACATCCCGGAGCGGTTTTTCCCGGAGTTATAGGTGGATTCTGTCTGTTCACTTCGCTCTATGCAATGTCTATTCTTCCTACAAATGCAGCCGGATTGCTGCTGATTATTTTCGGAGCTGTCCTTTTTATTTTAGAAATCTATATTGCCAGTTACGGTCTTTTGAGCATTGCGGCTGTCATCAGTCTTTTTGTTGGTTCTCTGATACTTTATGAAGGAGGTCAGGTGTATGACATTCCGATATTATCTATTGTTTCCACTGTGTTTTCCTTTTCAGCTTTTGCGGGATTATTGATTTACCTTGTAACAAAATCCCAGTTGCGCAAGCCGGTTTCAGGTCTTGAATCCATGTCCGGGCTCGAAGGTCGTGTTAGTTTTTCTGATGGTAAAAAAGTAAAAGTTATGGTTCGGGGAGAAATATGGGAAGCTTCAGGTCCTGAGATTTTAACTTTTAAAACAGGTGATCCTGTAGTTGTTGATAAGGCTGACGGGCTTAAACTTATTGTCCATAAAAAAGTTATGAGCAATTCTTAA